GATGATCCCATGGCTGATGGCCAATCGAATCAGCTCCACATCGTTTTCGACATCGAGCTTGTCATACAATCTGTAACGATAAGTGCTCACCGTTTTGGGACTGAGACACAGACGATCCGAAATTTCCTGAATGCCCTGCCCCTCGGTGAGCATCAGTAGTACTTGCATTTCGCGCTGAGAAAGCGTGTCGAAGGGCGAGGATTCGGCACCGGGCAGCAGTGCCAACGCCAGATCCTGAGCCACGTCTGTTCCCACATAGCGCTGCCCGGCGTAAACGGCTCTTATCGCCTTTATCACCTCTTCGGCTGGGCACCCTTTGGTCAGGAATCCCTGCGCCCCGCCCTTGAGTAATTGGACGGCATAGGGTTTGTCGCCGTGCACTGTGAGCGCTATTACCTTGGTTTTGGCGTGAGAGCGCAGAATTTTGCGGGTCGCCTCAATGCCGCCTATGCCAGGCATATGAATATCCATGAGCACCACATCGGGTTTGTGGGCATTGGTGGCAGATACGGCCTCCTCACCACAACTGGCCTCCGCAACCACCGTGATTCCGCTCGCATCATCCAATATGCGGCGCACGCCTGTACGCACCAGTTCGTGATCGTCGACGAGAATCACTCGGATACTTGCCACTAACTACCCCCGCGCGATGAGCGTTCAGAATGACACTCTGAATCTGGCTGCCGAAAGCGCACCCGGTCATACCCCCTACTCACCTGGTGGCCATCTTCATACGTCGCCTTAAGCGGTTAAACATACACCATGATAAATATATTGCCTATCTATTGCACGGTGCCACGGTCCTTTGGCGAGCTTGCGTCAACCCATTGTAGCGAAGCGTATTTACCCTGAAGTGCCGGCTCAGCAGTTTTTCTGATCCGTTCATCGATTACCATCGACTAAATTGCAGAGATTCCGCCACTCTATACGCAGTGTTTGACAATCCTCGACATGATGAAAAATGCGGGCACGTAGCCTTGTTTTGATTCAAAAGGTGCGAGGAAGGCTGTGCCTGCCTGTAGTCTCCCAAGGCGGGTCAATCCAAACTTTCATAGGGGAACCCGAAGCCTCGAATCCGGCAATCGGGAAATGAAGGGTGCCCCACGCGGTGACTATTCTGTTTGGCTGAGAGGGCGGGTTGAAGGGCGTCGCCCCCTCGCCGCAGCGCATCCCGCCAAACCGGCTGACCGACTCCGGTTCGCATTGATGTTCGGCCATCCTCAAAAAACGGGGCACAAGGCCCCGCTCTTTGACAGCGATGGTGGAGAGGGTGTGATTACTCGGGCCCTTGGCCCTCACCCCTGCGGGGCCGCCGACGCTTGGCGTCGGCGTTCTGCGCCGCCTGCGGCAGCTGGTCGAACCCGCTGTTTGAATCGGCCCGTGGATTCGAATCCGGACCATCACAAACGATAGAAAACGGGGTGCAGGACCCCGTTTTTATTGTTGGCGGAGAGGGTGGGATTCGAACCCACGGAACCGCAAGGTTCAACGGTTTTCAAGACCGCCGCTTTCGACCACTCAGCCACCTCTCCAACACGGTTGAGCGATGCGCCGCAAGGCAGCGTTGTTCACCACTATGAAGTGGGGAGTGCACCCGCCAGGCATCACCGCAAAAACGGCTGGGAAGTCTAACATAGATAGGCCCGGTCTCTGAGTAGTACTCGCTGCCCACGAAGTCCGCTATTGATCTTTGATTGGCTACCGGTATGCTAGGAACCAATTCTACAAGAATCGTTCTAACTCACCCGAGTGGTATCCCATTATTTTCAGGAGGTTAAAGGCAATGAGACAGGTTCAATCGGCTGTTGCACGCAGCACCGAGAGCGTGCTTGGCACCAACAAGCTGATTCGCAACACCTACACGCTGTTATCGATGACACTGTTGTTCAGTGCGCTGATGGCCGGTGTATCGATGGTGCTGCAGCTGCCCCCCATGGTTTACATGATCAGTTTTGGCGGATCGATACTGTTGTTGTGGCTGGTGCTACCCCGTACCGCCAACTCCGCCGCCGGCATCGGCGTGGTATTTGCCATCACGGGCTTAATGGGCCTGGGTCTTGGTCCGATTCTCAATTTCTACGCCAACCTGCCCAATGGTCCGCAGATTATCGCGACGGCGATGGGTGGTACAGGTGCCATTTTCCTGGCGCTGTCGGGCTATGCGCTGACCACAAAACGTGATTTCAGCTTTATGGGCGGGTTTCTCTTCGCCGGACTGGTCGTGGTCCTCATTGCGATCCTGGCCAATATCTTCCTCGCCATCCCCGCGCTGTCGCTGGCGATCTCAACCATCGTGGTTCTGCTGATGAGTGGATTGATCCTGTTTGATACAAGCCGCATGGTTAATGGGGGTATTGATAACTACATCCTGGCAACGGTCTCCCTTTATCTGAATATCTATAATCTATTCATACACTTGCTGAGCCTGCTTGGCATCCTCGGCGGGGATGAGTAAGCACCTGATACGCCGCTCAAGCGCCCCGGCCCCGGCCGGGGCTTTTTCTGTCCGTGCACAGGAGTCATGCGTTGGAAACCTGGATGAAGATCGCCTGGGCGATTGCCATCGCGCTGATCATCGCTTTGACCTGGCCGATGGCACGACATTGGCTACGGAACGGCCCCAAGGGGAGCACTGATGACTGGAGTGCCGCCCTGCTTGCGCTCGCCGGCGTCGTGGTATTCGTGGTTCTCCTGATTTTGATGGTCAGGGGTTTTTAAGTGCCGCCAACGAATCGGATTATAGAATCTATCTCAACTCCACAGCCATCAGGCTGACGGCGGGACGCATGTATTGCTTGACCGCATAAGGGGCCTCCACTTCCACAACCTGTTCCATCAACCAGCGGCGATCGATTTCAGGGGCCGCTGCGCACACCCCCGCGCCCAGGCAACGAAAAAAGTTCATCCCCGGCGTATCCTCCTGCACCAGGCACTCAGCGTACTGACGCCCAATCTCGTTGACACGTGCGATAAACTTCTTGCGCCTGCCGACGCTGTCGACCCGATCCTGGGCGTTGTCTTCCAGCGTTTCCGCTAAACGGTTCGCCATGGCCTGTACCAGGCGTGCCCGTCGTAGATCATCCATACGACGCTGCGCCAGCCGATCGGTGAAGTGAATCAGGAATGCCAGCCATTCCTCGAGTATCGCAAACCGGTGTTGTTCGCCCAGGAAATCAAACTCGGCCGCCAACAGGCGTTCGACACTTTCGCGCGCCACCTTCCACGCGGATACGCCCAGCGCCTGCCCAACCTCTTCCGCCGTTCGGGCACGCGTGGTGCTGTGCCAGGCCTTACGCAGCCGCGCCATGGTCAATTCTCCACGAACAGATCGCGAACTGCTTTATGGGGTAGGAACACACCGCACCCCAAACGTCGCTCCTCTCCCATACCGAGTTGCTGGATTCGAATCGCATCCTCCTGGCGCAGATTGGCCAACATAAGGCTGCGCGTCTGGTAGCTGTGTCGCGGTGTCGAAATGACCGACTCGCGGCCTGCCATCATTTTGCGGCAGCGGATCCCCATCTCCTCCAGTGTTTCCGCGGCCCACGCCAGAAAGCTGGTCTCGGAAGGGTCTTGCGCGCCGCTCAACATATGACGGGCGTGCAGTGTGGTGTGGAGGCTGAGGAAACGAATCTCGCTTTCCCCGACCGTCAGCGGGTAACCGTCAATATCCAACGACCGGCCGGCAAGCAATCCCGCCTCCATAACGCGTTCTTGAGGAATCCTCAGGGTCAGTCGTGC
This is a stretch of genomic DNA from Pseudomonadota bacterium. It encodes these proteins:
- a CDS encoding BAX inhibitor (BI)-1/YccA family protein; the protein is MRQVQSAVARSTESVLGTNKLIRNTYTLLSMTLLFSALMAGVSMVLQLPPMVYMISFGGSILLLWLVLPRTANSAAGIGVVFAITGLMGLGLGPILNFYANLPNGPQIIATAMGGTGAIFLALSGYALTTKRDFSFMGGFLFAGLVVVLIAILANIFLAIPALSLAISTIVVLLMSGLILFDTSRMVNGGIDNYILATVSLYLNIYNLFIHLLSLLGILGGDE
- the cas6 gene encoding type I-MYXAN CRISPR-associated protein Cas6/Cmx6 yields the protein MYWQEDSETGGQTVSGEIVDLVFHLQGRELPCDHAWALMNEIREHLPWFGEDPCHGLHLIHPAASGNGWYCPEDAHGITMYLPRRARLTLRIPQERVMEAGLLAGRSLDIDGYPLTVGESEIRFLSLHTTLHARHMLSGAQDPSETSFLAWAAETLEEMGIRCRKMMAGRESVISTPRHSYQTRSLMLANLRQEDAIRIQQLGMGEERRLGCGVFLPHKAVRDLFVEN
- a CDS encoding two-component system response regulator UvrY yields the protein MRVILVDDHELVRTGVRRILDDASGITVVAEASCGEEAVSATNAHKPDVVLMDIHMPGIGGIEATRKILRSHAKTKVIALTVHGDKPYAVQLLKGGAQGFLTKGCPAEEVIKAIRAVYAGQRYVGTDVAQDLALALLPGAESSPFDTLSQREMQVLLMLTEGQGIQEISDRLCLSPKTVSTYRYRLYDKLDVENDVELIRLAISHGIIEGMRSA